CTTTTTCATGTTTCCCAGACGAGCCGACGGATCACTTGCCGAACAGCGAACCCAGACCTTTCAGGGTTTCGGCAGCTGCGGCGATGTTCTCGGCCTTGCCGTCGCCCTGGCCCTGCGCGGCCGGGGCAGCAGCGCCTTCGGCACTGGCGCCGAGCTGGTCACAACCGCCCTCGACCTGGGCAATGGCGTCGTTGGCCTGCTGGTTGCCGAGCAGGCCGGCCAGCTGTTTGACCTGGGCAATGTTCTCGGCATTGGCCGACATCTTCTGCTGACACTTGAGCTGAGTGTCTTCAGCCGCATGAGCGAAAGAGCTGGCAGCGACCAGGGCAGCTGAGCACAAGAGAACGGAAATACGCATGAGACTTTAGACCTCCAGATGAGGCCCGGCAATACCCCCGCCGCCGGGCAAATCCATTTGGTGTGCGGGGACGCGGACTTTAGCACCGGACATTTACGGTAACAAACCTCCACCGGCAGGAAATGTCGGCCAGCACCCACTTTTTTCCCGATCAGCAACTAGCCTGAACACTCGATGCTCGAGCAAGGATGCGCCGCCCATGAAAGCCTGGATCGCTGCCTGCACCTTCCTGTCACTGCCCGCCACCGCCCTCGCCGACGACTGCCCGCCGCAGACGCCAGCCCACAGTCGCCAGATCACCGAGCTCGCCGCCCAGGTCGCTCACTGGGACGATGCCTACCATAACCAGGGGCGCTCCCCCGTCAGCGACGACCTCTATGACCAGGCCCGCGCCCGCCTCGAACACTGGCAACACTGCAGCGACGAGCCCGTCGCCAATCCGCTGCGCAGCGCACAAGGCCCCATCCAACACCCGGTGGCGCAGACTGGGTTGCGCAAGCTGGCGGATGAGCGCGCCGTCGTGCAGTGGATGGCCAGCCGCGACGACCTGTGGATCCAGCCCAAGGTCGACGGCGTGGCGGTAACCCTGCGCTACGAAGACGGCACCCTGCGGCAGGTGATCAGCCGTGGCGACGGCAACAGCGGCCAGGACTGGACGCCACAGGCCGCACATATCGCCGCCATTCCCAAACAGCTGAACGAACGCGGCACGCTGATTCTGCAAGGCGAGCTCTACCAGAAACGGCCGGGTCATGTGCAGGTCAGCGAGGGCAGCGCCGCGGCACGCAGCGCGGTGGCGGGCCTGTTGGCGCGCCAGGAACTGCTACCGGAGCAGGCGGCCAGCATCGGGCTGTTCGTCTGGGATTGGCCCAATGGCCCGCCCGCCATGCAGCAGCGCCTGGATGGTCTGGTGCAACTGGGTTTCCAGGACAGCCGCACTTACAGCCAGCCAGTTGCCAAGCCAGGCGACGCCCGTCGCTGGCGAGAACAGTGGTACCGCAGCCCGCTGCCCTTCGCCACCGATGGTGTGGTGCTGCGCCAGGGCCGGCGCCCCAGCGGCGAGCGCTGGCGTGCCGAACCACCGCACTGGGCAGCGGCCTGGAAGTACCCGGCCAGCGAGGCCCTGGCGCTGGTCGAGGCGGTTGACTTCAGCATTGGCCGCACCGGACGCATAACACCGCT
Above is a genomic segment from Pseudomonas argentinensis containing:
- the ligB gene encoding NAD-dependent DNA ligase LigB — its product is MKAWIAACTFLSLPATALADDCPPQTPAHSRQITELAAQVAHWDDAYHNQGRSPVSDDLYDQARARLEHWQHCSDEPVANPLRSAQGPIQHPVAQTGLRKLADERAVVQWMASRDDLWIQPKVDGVAVTLRYEDGTLRQVISRGDGNSGQDWTPQAAHIAAIPKQLNERGTLILQGELYQKRPGHVQVSEGSAAARSAVAGLLARQELLPEQAASIGLFVWDWPNGPPAMQQRLDGLVQLGFQDSRTYSQPVAKPGDARRWREQWYRSPLPFATDGVVLRQGRRPSGERWRAEPPHWAAAWKYPASEALALVEAVDFSIGRTGRITPLLRLQPVKLDDRTIRVVSAGSLQRWRQLDIRPGDQVAIRLAGQAIPQLEGVVLQTAIRSPLDIPNSDDYHALSCLRASPACTSQFHARLTWLSGKQALNLHGVGAGTWQKLLEAQHLDGLLDWLHLDEQQLLAVPGIGSQGATTLSQRFAEARQRPFRDWLRALGAPMNPDRLAADSWGQLHGRSLADWQALPAIGPARATQLHAFFQHEHIVALADQLSEAGVAGFQAR